In one window of Frigoriglobus tundricola DNA:
- a CDS encoding DUF302 domain-containing protein yields MHAPLLCSAAVLLVIVLVTGCERPTVPTAAQNEPKETTPAVTQIKVAHVKVTTAKPYADATAAFLAQVGKYDATVAKDALASADAAAARRKLEKMAGPSEFMIFAAHDHGAVLTLVGQKRKAVQYILGNALFAVEMTRHDVRASLYAPLRVLIYESDDGKTCIEYDRPSSLFGQFGNAQVDQTANMLDQKLEELVSLATQ; encoded by the coding sequence ATGCACGCACCGCTTCTTTGTTCGGCTGCTGTCTTGCTCGTGATCGTACTTGTGACCGGGTGCGAACGGCCCACCGTACCCACCGCCGCCCAGAACGAACCCAAGGAGACCACTCCAGCTGTCACGCAGATCAAGGTGGCTCACGTCAAGGTGACGACGGCCAAGCCCTACGCGGATGCGACGGCGGCCTTCCTCGCTCAAGTGGGGAAGTATGACGCCACGGTGGCCAAGGACGCTCTCGCGAGCGCGGACGCCGCTGCGGCCCGGAGAAAGCTGGAGAAAATGGCCGGACCAAGTGAATTCATGATATTCGCCGCGCACGACCACGGGGCGGTGTTGACTCTGGTCGGCCAGAAGCGGAAGGCAGTGCAGTACATCCTGGGAAACGCGTTGTTCGCGGTCGAGATGACCCGGCACGACGTGCGGGCCAGCTTGTACGCCCCGCTGCGCGTGCTGATCTACGAATCCGACGATGGAAAGACCTGCATCGAGTACGATCGGCCATCGTCCCTCTTCGGGCAGTTCGGAAACGCCCAGGTCGATCAGACGGCGAACATGCTCGACCAGAAGCTTGAAGAGCTTGTCAGCCTCGCAACTCAATAA
- a CDS encoding beta-ketoacyl-[acyl-carrier-protein] synthase family protein has translation MHRSRRRVVVTGMGLIAPTGLGVAELFASQVAGRSGVRPITLFDARNFPTRIAGEVTGFDAGAFIPDPHRYRHCDRGTLFALAAAHQAVAEAGLAPGRGDPTRRGVYTAAEGGGGHFSPLVRAIALAVTESGALDTGRFFRAAQTRFDSGAELEQEAERMAGHLAAEFEFDGPNMTCQTACAAAAQAIGESAELIRADEADVMLAGGAQCMIHPFGVTGFCRLTALSKRNDAAERASRPFDRDRDGFVLGEGAGFVVLEESEHARRRGANILAELTGYGTTADAYRMTDPPPDGRGAAGAMRLALRDAGLNADQIGYVNAHGTSTPAGDAAESRAIRTVFGPAADRLAVSSSKSMIGHLVAAGGGVELAICVMALRNGVLPPTINYETPDPDCDLDYVPNQAREVAVVHVLSNNFGFGGQNVSLVVSRWSGG, from the coding sequence ATGCACCGATCGAGACGGCGGGTGGTGGTGACCGGGATGGGGCTGATTGCCCCCACGGGACTCGGCGTGGCCGAGTTGTTCGCGTCCCAGGTGGCCGGGCGGAGCGGGGTCCGACCGATCACGTTGTTCGACGCCCGCAACTTCCCGACGCGCATTGCGGGAGAGGTCACCGGGTTCGACGCGGGGGCGTTCATCCCGGACCCGCATCGCTACCGGCACTGCGACCGCGGCACCCTCTTCGCTCTTGCGGCCGCCCATCAAGCGGTCGCGGAAGCCGGGCTCGCGCCGGGTCGCGGTGACCCGACTCGACGGGGCGTGTACACCGCCGCCGAGGGCGGGGGCGGGCACTTCTCGCCCCTGGTCCGAGCGATTGCGCTCGCCGTCACCGAGTCGGGTGCGTTGGATACCGGCCGGTTCTTCCGTGCGGCACAGACACGGTTCGATTCGGGGGCGGAACTCGAACAGGAGGCCGAACGCATGGCCGGGCACCTGGCCGCGGAGTTCGAGTTCGACGGCCCGAACATGACCTGTCAGACGGCGTGTGCGGCCGCCGCACAAGCGATCGGTGAGTCGGCCGAACTGATCCGTGCCGATGAAGCGGACGTGATGCTTGCCGGCGGGGCGCAGTGCATGATCCACCCGTTCGGGGTCACCGGGTTCTGCCGGCTGACGGCCCTCTCGAAACGCAACGACGCGGCCGAGCGCGCGAGCCGGCCGTTCGACCGGGACCGGGACGGGTTCGTGCTCGGGGAGGGCGCCGGCTTCGTCGTGCTGGAGGAGTCCGAGCACGCCCGGCGGCGGGGGGCGAACATCCTTGCCGAGTTGACCGGGTACGGAACGACCGCCGACGCCTACCGGATGACCGACCCGCCGCCCGACGGCCGGGGGGCGGCCGGGGCCATGCGGCTCGCCCTGCGGGACGCCGGGTTGAACGCGGACCAGATCGGCTACGTGAACGCCCACGGCACGAGTACCCCGGCCGGGGACGCGGCCGAGAGCCGGGCGATCCGGACGGTGTTCGGCCCGGCCGCTGACCGGCTGGCGGTGTCGTCGAGCAAGAGCATGATCGGGCACCTGGTCGCCGCTGGGGGCGGGGTCGAACTGGCCATCTGCGTGATGGCTCTGCGGAACGGCGTGCTGCCTCCGACCATCAACTACGAAACGCCCGACCCGGATTGCGACCTGGACTACGTGCCCAACCAGGCCCGGGAAGTGGCCGTAGTCCACGTCCTGAGCAACAACTTCGGGTTCGGCGGGCAGAACGTGTCGCTGGTCGTGAGCCGGTGGAGCGGGGGCTGA
- a CDS encoding MATE family efflux transporter: protein MTDSATLETPTETNRTPTRPDRTRLLLEGPVLPTLLRLSAPTIALMTFQAVVNAAEGYFIGFLGSDALAGISFSFPLVMLMTTLSAGAYGGGVASAVARALGAGRRDEAARLAGTALAIGTLLGVAFTVVMLIFGRAIFASLGATGPVLDAAVQYSDVLFLGAVPFWVFQSASSCLRGSGNTSYPAFVGAIGGVVTLAVSPALIFGIGPLPGLGLAGAACAVAGYNLVSAALLLRALRSPGTPFRDAFAHFRPDRIRTAAILRIAVPSAFNTIQSNLTFLALTALVAPFGTAAIAGYGMGGRLEFLLIPVVFGVGSALVPLIGANVGAGNHARVRQATRAGLLFGAGTGAAVGLTAAVVPGVWMGLFTNDPAVLATGASYLRTVGPAYIGFGSGLALFFATQGSGRVIQGLAAAFTRLTVAAVGGYLAVHTFGCGLDTLFWVMALGLVLHGCVMVVVARRELGITRR, encoded by the coding sequence ATGACGGACTCGGCCACGCTGGAGACGCCGACCGAGACGAACCGCACCCCGACGCGCCCGGACCGCACGCGGCTGTTGCTGGAGGGGCCGGTGCTGCCGACGCTCCTCCGGCTCTCGGCGCCCACCATCGCGTTGATGACATTTCAAGCGGTGGTGAACGCGGCCGAGGGGTACTTCATCGGCTTTCTGGGTTCGGACGCTCTGGCCGGTATCTCCTTTAGCTTTCCACTTGTGATGCTTATGACGACCCTCTCCGCTGGCGCGTATGGCGGCGGAGTGGCCTCGGCCGTGGCTCGTGCGCTGGGGGCCGGTCGGCGTGACGAAGCGGCACGTCTGGCCGGGACGGCACTTGCCATCGGCACGCTTCTCGGGGTCGCATTCACTGTGGTGATGCTGATCTTCGGGCGCGCAATCTTCGCGAGTCTCGGCGCGACCGGTCCGGTTCTCGATGCGGCCGTTCAGTATTCCGATGTCTTGTTCCTGGGCGCGGTTCCGTTCTGGGTGTTTCAGTCCGCATCGAGCTGCCTGCGGGGGAGCGGGAACACCTCCTACCCGGCCTTCGTTGGGGCAATCGGCGGGGTCGTCACGCTCGCCGTTTCTCCTGCACTCATCTTCGGCATCGGTCCGCTACCGGGGCTGGGACTGGCCGGGGCGGCGTGCGCGGTGGCCGGTTACAACCTCGTCTCCGCCGCGCTCCTGCTCCGGGCGCTCCGCTCGCCGGGCACGCCGTTCCGAGACGCGTTCGCGCACTTCCGTCCGGATCGAATCCGAACGGCTGCGATTCTGAGAATTGCTGTTCCGAGCGCGTTCAATACCATCCAGTCCAACCTGACGTTTCTCGCGCTGACGGCGCTCGTCGCTCCGTTCGGAACGGCGGCCATCGCCGGCTACGGAATGGGCGGGCGGCTCGAGTTCCTGCTGATTCCGGTCGTTTTCGGGGTCGGGTCGGCACTGGTGCCGCTGATCGGGGCGAACGTCGGGGCCGGCAACCACGCCCGCGTGCGGCAGGCGACACGGGCGGGATTGCTGTTCGGTGCCGGAACCGGCGCCGCCGTCGGGCTGACGGCTGCGGTGGTCCCGGGCGTTTGGATGGGGCTGTTCACCAACGATCCGGCGGTGCTCGCGACGGGCGCGTCCTACCTGCGAACCGTCGGCCCGGCGTACATCGGCTTCGGAAGCGGGCTCGCGCTTTTTTTCGCCACGCAGGGGAGCGGACGTGTGATTCAGGGGCTCGCCGCCGCGTTCACGCGGCTCACGGTCGCGGCGGTCGGCGGGTATCTGGCCGTTCACACGTTCGGTTGCGGTCTTGATACGCTCTTCTGGGTGATGGCGCTCGGACTCGTTCTCCACGGCTGCGTGATGGTGGTCGTCGCCCGGCGCGAACTCGGTATCACGCGCCGCTGA
- a CDS encoding efflux RND transporter permease subunit — MSTFNLSAWAVKHPALVLYLICAAAAAGLYAYLGMGRAEDPSFTIKTMVVSADWPGATSDEVQRQVADKIEEKLQETPYLDYLRTYTLPGRAVITVQLRNDTPPKAVPDIWYQVRKKVGDIKHTLPEGVIGPQLDDEYGDVYVAVYAFTGTDFTPAELKKLARAARQRLLRVKDVNKVILVGDRPEKVFVEFSHKKLATLGVTPQQVFDSLGRQNVVSPAGSVETPTDRVYVRVEGPFAAADKVKAVPVHAGGRVFRVGDIADVRRGYEDPPTFTVRHNGKSAVEVAVAMRPGGNVLKLGRDLETELEALRAELPAGASVEIVAFQPHVVEESVGEFIRSFVEALAIVLLVTFLSLGWRTGVVVALSVPLVLAFVLIVMNAAGMTLDRISLGALILALGLLVDDAIIAVEMMVVKMEEGYDRVAAATFAWTSSAFPMLTGTLVTVAGFLPIGFAKSAAGEYAGGIFWVVGIALIVSWVVAVVFTPYLGMKLLPEHAGRGHHDPYHTRMYRLLRSVITACVRHPLMVVGLTLTMFAAAVFGLGFVSKQFFPQSSRDELMVEFRLPGGSSFTATEAEVVKLEAILAGDPDIDHFTAYTGAGAPRFYLALNPDLPDPSFAKFVIQTRSPEARERLRARLLERFATDAAFALSRVRVVRLEFGPPVGFPVQFRVVGPDPETVRGIAHRVRDILRRNPDARDAQLEWDEPSKLVRLRVDQDRARALGLTPQDVSATLQTLLSGVPVSQYREGIELIDVMARAVPEERLKLDSVPDLTVVTPAGNAVPLSQVATVSYEQEEPIRWRRDRETVLTVRADVADGVQAPDVTARVLVDLKALKAELPPGYRIDTGGAVEESQKANEALFAVFPVMIAVMLTLLMAQVQGFKKLFLVFIISPLGLIGAVAFLLLFHAPFGFVALLGVIALAGMDMRNSVILIEQIEHEIAAGASAWDAVIESAVRRARPVVLTAATAILAMIPLTRSVFWGPMAVAIMGGLSVATFLTLGNLPALYVLLFRVKPPTTVPAVTHTEDDRRVPFGQMVDDRVASDRSHAEGQK; from the coding sequence GTGAGCACGTTCAACCTGTCGGCGTGGGCCGTCAAGCACCCGGCCCTCGTTCTGTACCTCATTTGTGCGGCCGCTGCAGCGGGCCTGTACGCCTACCTCGGAATGGGCCGGGCGGAAGACCCGTCGTTCACAATCAAGACGATGGTCGTATCGGCGGACTGGCCGGGTGCGACGAGCGACGAGGTTCAACGCCAGGTGGCCGACAAGATCGAGGAGAAGCTCCAGGAGACGCCGTACCTCGACTACCTGCGGACCTACACGCTCCCGGGCCGGGCGGTGATCACGGTCCAGCTCCGCAACGACACGCCGCCGAAAGCCGTTCCGGACATCTGGTACCAGGTGCGCAAGAAGGTCGGGGACATCAAACACACGTTGCCGGAAGGCGTCATCGGACCGCAGCTCGACGACGAGTACGGCGACGTGTACGTCGCCGTGTACGCCTTCACCGGGACCGACTTCACACCGGCCGAACTCAAGAAGCTCGCACGGGCCGCCCGTCAGCGGCTCCTCCGGGTGAAGGACGTGAACAAGGTGATCCTCGTCGGGGACCGCCCGGAGAAGGTGTTCGTCGAGTTCTCGCACAAGAAGCTCGCGACCCTGGGTGTCACCCCGCAACAGGTGTTCGACAGCCTGGGGCGGCAGAACGTGGTCAGCCCGGCCGGGAGCGTCGAAACGCCGACCGACCGCGTGTACGTGCGGGTGGAGGGGCCGTTCGCCGCCGCGGATAAGGTGAAGGCCGTGCCGGTTCATGCCGGCGGGAGGGTGTTCCGGGTCGGCGACATCGCGGACGTGCGGCGGGGGTACGAAGACCCGCCCACGTTCACGGTTCGGCACAACGGCAAGTCGGCCGTCGAGGTCGCGGTCGCCATGAGACCGGGGGGGAACGTACTCAAACTCGGCCGCGACCTGGAGACCGAACTCGAAGCGCTCCGGGCCGAGCTGCCGGCCGGAGCGTCGGTGGAAATCGTGGCCTTTCAACCTCACGTGGTTGAGGAGTCCGTTGGGGAGTTCATCCGCTCGTTCGTTGAGGCACTGGCCATCGTCCTCCTGGTGACGTTCCTCTCTCTCGGCTGGCGGACCGGGGTCGTTGTGGCGCTGAGCGTACCGCTCGTACTCGCGTTCGTTCTCATCGTAATGAACGCCGCCGGTATGACGCTCGACCGGATCAGCCTGGGGGCGCTCATCCTCGCGCTGGGCCTGCTGGTGGACGACGCCATCATCGCGGTCGAGATGATGGTCGTGAAGATGGAGGAGGGGTACGACCGCGTGGCGGCGGCCACGTTCGCCTGGACCTCGTCCGCCTTCCCGATGCTCACGGGGACGCTCGTCACGGTGGCCGGCTTCCTACCGATCGGGTTCGCGAAGTCCGCGGCCGGGGAATACGCCGGCGGCATCTTCTGGGTGGTCGGAATCGCGCTCATAGTTTCGTGGGTCGTGGCCGTGGTCTTCACGCCCTACCTCGGGATGAAGCTGCTCCCGGAACACGCCGGCCGGGGGCACCACGACCCGTACCACACCCGCATGTACCGGTTGCTCCGGTCCGTCATCACCGCCTGTGTGCGCCATCCGCTCATGGTCGTGGGCCTAACGCTGACGATGTTCGCCGCGGCGGTGTTCGGGCTGGGGTTCGTGTCCAAACAGTTCTTCCCGCAGTCGTCTCGTGACGAACTGATGGTCGAGTTCCGGCTCCCCGGTGGCTCATCGTTCACCGCCACCGAGGCCGAGGTGGTCAAACTGGAGGCGATCCTGGCGGGTGACCCCGACATTGACCACTTCACCGCTTACACGGGGGCGGGCGCGCCGCGGTTCTACCTGGCGCTCAATCCGGACCTCCCCGATCCGAGTTTCGCGAAGTTCGTCATTCAGACCCGGAGCCCCGAGGCGCGTGAGCGGCTCCGCGCACGGCTGTTGGAGCGCTTCGCGACCGACGCGGCGTTCGCCCTCTCGCGTGTGCGGGTGGTGCGACTCGAGTTCGGTCCTCCGGTCGGGTTCCCGGTCCAGTTCCGAGTGGTCGGCCCGGATCCGGAAACGGTGCGCGGCATCGCGCACAGGGTCCGCGACATCCTTCGCCGCAACCCGGACGCGCGTGACGCGCAACTCGAATGGGACGAGCCCTCCAAACTCGTTCGGCTCCGGGTCGATCAGGACCGCGCTCGCGCCCTCGGCCTGACCCCGCAGGACGTATCGGCGACCCTACAAACGCTCCTCAGTGGGGTGCCGGTGTCCCAGTACCGCGAAGGGATTGAACTGATTGACGTGATGGCCCGTGCGGTTCCGGAGGAGCGGTTGAAACTCGACTCGGTTCCGGACCTGACGGTCGTCACGCCGGCAGGGAACGCCGTGCCGCTCTCACAGGTGGCGACGGTTTCTTACGAACAGGAGGAGCCGATCCGGTGGCGGCGGGACCGCGAGACGGTGCTGACCGTTCGTGCGGACGTGGCCGACGGGGTCCAGGCACCGGACGTGACCGCACGTGTTCTGGTCGATCTCAAGGCGCTGAAGGCCGAACTTCCGCCCGGCTACCGGATCGACACCGGCGGGGCGGTGGAGGAGAGCCAGAAGGCGAACGAGGCGCTGTTCGCCGTGTTCCCGGTCATGATCGCCGTCATGCTGACGCTGCTCATGGCGCAGGTTCAGGGGTTCAAGAAGCTGTTCCTGGTGTTCATTATCTCCCCGCTCGGGTTGATCGGAGCGGTGGCGTTCCTCCTTTTGTTCCACGCCCCGTTCGGGTTCGTCGCGCTGCTCGGGGTGATCGCCCTGGCCGGGATGGACATGCGGAACTCGGTCATCCTCATCGAGCAGATCGAACACGAAATCGCGGCCGGTGCGTCGGCGTGGGACGCGGTGATCGAGTCGGCCGTCCGACGGGCACGACCGGTAGTGCTGACCGCGGCCACGGCGATTCTCGCGATGATCCCGTTGACCCGGAGCGTGTTCTGGGGGCCGATGGCCGTCGCCATCATGGGCGGGTTGTCGGTCGCCACATTCCTCACGCTCGGTAACTTGCCGGCGCTGTACGTCCTTCTGTTCCGCGTGAAGCCGCCGACCACCGTACCGGCGGTCACTCACACTGAAGACGATAGGCGGGTGCCGTTCGGGCAGATGGTCGATGATCGGGTGGCATCGGATCGGTCACACGCGGAGGGTCAGAAATGA
- a CDS encoding efflux RND transporter periplasmic adaptor subunit, with product MTRRTRLLLAICTVGLAAGSGAVALNSSGSALAKAPSAHREATVPPQVVRLQEITSDAVSSEQTYTGIVRARYETDLAFRVGAKILSRHVEVGQRVAAGATLFRLDPTDYRLAVKVAEADLSAAEAEVLQATAEYDRQLRTYRSGGGSVTDLDKARSSQDSAGGRRDRARESLTIARNRLSYCDLTADADGVITALPAEAGQVVAEGQVVARLARNGEREAVVSLPENQAMAAQSARATVSLWSAPNQSYTAVLRELSPIADPVTRTYQARFTILNPDLKVALGMTATVHLTPGGSAPGYVLPLSSLLRTSGRPAVWVVDRRTGGLTLTAVEVREYRHETVVLSSGVKPGQWVVTAGVQKLDPAVTVRGWEETP from the coding sequence ATGACACGGCGCACGCGACTTTTATTGGCGATCTGTACAGTGGGGCTTGCGGCCGGCAGTGGTGCCGTCGCGCTCAACTCGAGCGGCAGCGCGTTGGCGAAGGCTCCGTCCGCTCACCGAGAGGCGACCGTCCCGCCTCAGGTCGTCCGGTTGCAGGAAATCACGTCCGACGCGGTCTCCAGCGAGCAGACCTACACCGGCATCGTTCGTGCCCGGTACGAAACCGATCTCGCGTTCCGGGTCGGTGCCAAGATTCTCTCCCGGCACGTCGAAGTCGGGCAGCGGGTCGCGGCCGGCGCGACGCTGTTTCGGCTCGATCCGACGGACTATCGACTCGCGGTGAAGGTCGCCGAAGCGGATCTGAGTGCGGCCGAGGCCGAGGTTCTTCAGGCAACGGCCGAATACGATCGGCAGCTCCGAACCTACCGGAGTGGGGGCGGGAGCGTGACGGACCTCGACAAGGCCCGCTCGAGTCAAGACAGCGCCGGTGGTAGGCGGGACCGCGCGAGGGAGTCGCTCACCATCGCGCGGAACCGCCTCTCGTATTGCGACCTCACGGCCGACGCCGACGGCGTGATCACGGCGCTCCCGGCTGAGGCCGGGCAGGTGGTGGCCGAGGGGCAGGTCGTCGCACGGCTCGCCCGGAACGGCGAGCGGGAGGCCGTGGTGAGCCTCCCCGAGAACCAGGCGATGGCCGCACAGTCGGCCCGAGCGACGGTTTCCCTCTGGTCGGCCCCGAACCAGTCCTACACGGCCGTGCTGCGTGAACTGTCTCCGATCGCTGACCCTGTCACCCGTACGTATCAGGCCCGGTTCACGATCCTGAATCCTGATCTCAAGGTGGCGTTGGGAATGACCGCGACCGTTCACCTCACGCCGGGCGGTTCCGCTCCTGGATACGTCCTTCCGCTCTCGTCGCTACTCCGCACGTCCGGCCGGCCGGCCGTCTGGGTGGTGGACCGCCGGACCGGAGGACTGACCCTCACGGCAGTCGAAGTCCGGGAGTACCGACACGAAACCGTGGTCCTCTCGAGTGGCGTGAAGCCCGGGCAATGGGTGGTCACAGCCGGAGTGCAGAAGCTCGACCCGGCCGTCACCGTGCGTGGATGGGAGGAAACGCCGTGA
- a CDS encoding MarR family winged helix-turn-helix transcriptional regulator, with protein MNSNTTPESRIAGECLAGRVRALNRVVTAIYDESLRPYQVRTTQMNVLVAIAAMGKARAADICHRLKLEKSTLSRDLDRLIERGWVLATSNGGRAQVLEATEAGRALIETLLPVWEVAQERVREVLGATLTKEIYKTTDRLRSSDRDDT; from the coding sequence ATGAACTCCAACACCACACCCGAAAGCCGGATCGCGGGCGAATGTCTGGCCGGACGGGTACGCGCTCTGAATCGAGTGGTCACGGCGATCTACGACGAGTCGCTTCGTCCCTACCAGGTGCGAACGACTCAGATGAACGTCCTGGTCGCCATCGCGGCGATGGGGAAGGCCCGTGCTGCCGACATCTGTCACCGCCTGAAGCTCGAGAAATCGACTCTCAGCCGCGATCTGGACCGCCTCATTGAACGAGGTTGGGTTCTGGCGACCTCCAACGGGGGCCGCGCTCAAGTGCTGGAGGCAACCGAAGCGGGTCGGGCTTTGATCGAGACGCTCTTGCCTGTCTGGGAGGTGGCTCAGGAGCGAGTGCGCGAGGTGCTTGGCGCCACACTGACGAAGGAAATTTACAAAACCACAGACCGTTTGCGGTCGAGTGATCGGGATGACACTTGA
- a CDS encoding response regulator, whose amino-acid sequence MTDCPRPRVLVVDDWSDVGAAVADLLVHLGYTPRVVSTGAAAVDAVRREPATFALVLLDVQMSGMDGPATLDAVRAIAPSLPCVFMCAGSCEYTVDDLVSRGGRAVLRKPLTLHQLGEAVAKAIGTPPRE is encoded by the coding sequence ATGACGGATTGCCCTCGCCCCCGTGTCCTCGTTGTAGACGATTGGTCCGATGTCGGTGCCGCAGTTGCCGACCTCCTCGTTCATCTGGGGTACACTCCTCGCGTCGTCTCAACTGGTGCAGCAGCGGTGGACGCGGTTCGCCGTGAACCGGCCACATTCGCGTTGGTCCTTCTGGACGTTCAGATGTCGGGCATGGACGGCCCGGCCACGCTCGACGCGGTCCGCGCGATTGCTCCGAGTCTCCCGTGCGTGTTCATGTGCGCGGGCTCGTGCGAATACACCGTGGACGACCTGGTTTCCCGTGGGGGCCGTGCGGTGTTGCGAAAGCCGCTCACGCTCCACCAGCTCGGCGAAGCGGTTGCAAAGGCGATCGGGACGCCACCCAGGGAATGA
- a CDS encoding fatty acid desaturase — MMTPKATELFDLIPDQARHRRYLPALAVFGVEYVGYLVCVAGAVVLPGWGLKAASACLAALWLSGLYIIGHDAGHSTFVPGPAANRWIARFAFFPSFTPLAAWFRAHVLLHHNFLRVRGRDMVWMPWSLDEYRAAPRWRRAWYRFLRTPVGLAVYWTVGNWIPYLLFPPGAEMGSRRRQNHFDRLLVGGFAVALFGALYGLTVRAAEWPWADPAGPAGVFLFGLVLPYLVWAYLTAVVDLIHHTHPRAVWFANRREWDYFTANVRSTVHIVLPFGLNRIALNIFEHTAHHVDPRVPLFHLPAAQAGLAGAYPTDVLVEKFSPGYVLRLLRTCRLYDFERRQWLDYDGTPTAPPQRSARRGSLAQAAGASHQ; from the coding sequence ATGATGACACCCAAAGCGACCGAGCTGTTCGACCTCATACCCGACCAGGCCCGGCACCGCCGGTACCTGCCCGCGCTGGCGGTGTTCGGGGTCGAATACGTGGGCTATCTCGTCTGCGTGGCGGGTGCGGTTGTGCTGCCCGGCTGGGGCTTGAAGGCCGCCAGCGCGTGCCTCGCGGCGCTGTGGCTCAGCGGCCTCTACATCATCGGCCACGACGCCGGGCACAGCACGTTCGTTCCGGGGCCGGCGGCCAACCGGTGGATCGCCCGGTTCGCGTTCTTCCCGTCCTTCACCCCGCTCGCTGCGTGGTTCCGGGCGCACGTGCTCCTCCACCACAACTTCCTAAGAGTACGCGGGCGGGACATGGTGTGGATGCCGTGGTCGCTCGACGAATACCGAGCGGCCCCGCGGTGGCGGCGCGCGTGGTACCGGTTCCTCCGCACCCCGGTCGGGCTCGCCGTGTACTGGACCGTCGGGAACTGGATACCCTACCTGCTGTTCCCGCCGGGTGCGGAAATGGGATCGCGACGGCGGCAGAACCACTTCGACCGGCTTCTGGTGGGCGGATTCGCCGTCGCGCTCTTTGGTGCCCTTTACGGGCTCACGGTCCGGGCCGCCGAGTGGCCGTGGGCGGACCCGGCTGGGCCAGCCGGGGTGTTCTTGTTCGGGCTGGTGCTGCCGTACCTCGTCTGGGCGTACCTAACCGCGGTGGTCGATCTGATCCACCACACCCACCCGCGCGCGGTCTGGTTCGCCAACCGGCGCGAGTGGGACTACTTCACGGCGAACGTACGGAGCACGGTCCACATCGTACTACCGTTCGGCCTGAACCGGATCGCTCTGAACATCTTCGAACACACCGCGCACCACGTGGACCCGCGTGTCCCCCTGTTCCACCTGCCGGCGGCCCAGGCCGGACTGGCGGGGGCGTACCCGACCGATGTGCTGGTCGAGAAATTCTCCCCCGGTTACGTGCTCCGACTATTGCGAACGTGCCGGCTCTACGACTTCGAGCGGCGCCAGTGGCTCGATTACGACGGAACTCCCACGGCGCCCCCACAACGATCCGCGCGTCGGGGATCACTTGCACAAGCGGCCGGGGCAAGCCACCAATGA
- a CDS encoding phosphoribosylanthranilate isomerase: protein MVRIKICGVTSSEDARRAADAGADAIGLNFYNKSSRCVTPQQAAAVVRALPAFTVAVGVFVGTPLRQVCAVAYQLGLRGVQTYDDQPPGEDTFPFAHVPSFRVKDATGLEHVRRFVDAATALGRAPTAVLIDSYVEGQMGGTGHRAPWELLRGFDPGVPVVLAGGLTPENVAEAIATVRPWAVDVASGVERAPGVKDPERMLRFVQNARSAPAPPAT from the coding sequence ATGGTTCGCATCAAGATCTGTGGCGTCACGTCAAGCGAAGACGCCCGGCGCGCCGCCGACGCCGGGGCCGATGCCATCGGGCTGAATTTTTACAACAAGTCGTCGCGATGCGTGACCCCGCAGCAGGCCGCGGCCGTCGTGCGAGCGTTGCCGGCTTTCACGGTCGCGGTCGGCGTGTTCGTCGGGACGCCGCTCCGACAGGTGTGTGCGGTTGCCTATCAGCTCGGACTTCGCGGCGTGCAGACGTACGACGATCAGCCGCCGGGCGAGGACACGTTCCCGTTCGCTCACGTCCCATCGTTCCGCGTGAAGGACGCGACCGGGTTGGAACACGTGCGCCGCTTCGTGGACGCGGCGACCGCCCTGGGACGCGCCCCGACCGCGGTCCTGATCGACTCATATGTTGAGGGGCAGATGGGGGGCACCGGGCACCGCGCGCCTTGGGAACTGCTGCGCGGATTCGACCCCGGCGTGCCGGTCGTGCTGGCCGGTGGGCTGACCCCTGAAAACGTTGCCGAAGCGATCGCCACTGTGCGCCCGTGGGCCGTGGATGTGGCGAGCGGCGTCGAGCGTGCCCCCGGCGTGAAAGACCCCGAACGAATGCTCCGATTCGTTCAGAACGCGCGGTCGGCGCCGGCGCCGCCCGCCACTTGA